The Azotosporobacter soli genomic interval GTCATTTTGATGGCTTCCAGTAAATTTTTCGTGACGACCCCGGTTACCATCAATAAGTCGGCATGGCGCGGTGAAGCGACAAAATCTATGCCGTATTGCTGCAAGTCATAAATGGGCGAACCCAATGCGGACATCTCAAAATCGCAAGCATTGCAAGATCCGGCATCGAGATGACGAACATGCAGGGATCGGCCCAACACATTGGAAATCCTTTTCCTAAGCAGGATTCCCGCTTCTCCTTCCAAACGAAGTCCCAGTTCCGCCAAAGCAACATTTTGCGTTTGGCTGAGACAGCGCTGACACTGCGTGACACATAAACCGCAAAAGAGACACTTTTTTCTTTCCCATTTCAATCTTTTCCGCTTCGCTTCCAGTGCACCCGTCGGGCAATTCAGAGCGCAATTCCCACAGCCATCGCAGCCTTGCGCTTCAATGACAAGCTCTCCGCGCAATCCTACCGAAGCTTCTTCGTCAGCGTACGCTTCGGTCGCAAGCCCCGTATGCAAAATTTGTTTCAACATGCGCAGCATCATCCAACCCCCTTATCGATCCAAACAGCCATAACACAGTTCAAAACTTTTATTGATCAGCGGAAAATCGGGAATAATATTGCCCGGCGCCGCTACGCTAAGTGCGGGCCAATTCGGATAAGAGGCCGATCGGACAACATAACGGTAAATCGTTTCGTTTTCGCCCGCCATGATCCAGTGCAGATTCGACCCCCGCGCCGATTCGCTCCAGCCAAGTGCGGTCGTGAACGGCTTCATTTTCCCCAGCGGATTGCGCAAGTGCCGCTCTAAAGGTAAAAGCAGCGCCGTCGCCTGCTGAATCAAGCGCAGTGATTCTCTGACTTCGTCGACTCTCACCCATAAACGTGCCGCGACATCGCCACTTTCCTGAAGCGCAACGGTAAAATCCATTTCATCATAAGCGCTGTAAGGATGATCGCGCCGTTCGTCAACCGGAACGCCTGCGGCCCTTGCAGCCACGCCGACTATACATAGGTCAGCAACCGCCTGTCTCGTCAGTATGCCCGTTTTTTCAACACGATCCGTGAAAGACTCCATCTCCTGCAGCATGGTAGCCAGTATTTCAAACTCCGCGGCTACAGCGCAAAGCGTTTCTTCCATATCTTTTTGTCGTTCCAACGTCAGATCGAAAGAGACGCCGCCCGGCACAACCCAGCCGCGCAAAAAACGGTTCCCGCACAATCGTCCGTTTAAGCGCTGTAGCATTTCTTTTAAGCGGCTGCCCAAACTGACGCCTACGGCAAGACCGACGCCGGCGCATAGATTGCCGACATCGCCCACATGATTGTAAATCCGCTCCAGTTCCGCCGCCACAATACGCAAATAACGGGCGGTCGGCGGCACGGGCGTTGCCGTTAATTTTTCCACGGCCTGTGCAAATGACAACGCATGCGATACCGAACAGGCGCCGCAAATCCTTTCCACTATAAAGGCCGCACGTGCAATTGTTTGTCCTTCCAAGCCCTTTTCGATTCCCCGGTGCGTATAAAACAATCTTGCGTCCAACTGCAAAATTTCTTCGCCCGCCTGGCTAAAACGAAAATGCCCCGGTTCAATAATGCCTGCATGGATTGGTCCAACCGGAACTTGGAACACGCCCGGGCCGCTGACCGATGACATTGGGTACGAAAGCATCTCGCCTTTTTCTCCGCTCTCGCTTGCGCTATCTTTGCGAAGCGGATGATGCCCCTGCGCAAAACATTCGTGCAAGACCAGCGGTCTCAAATCAGGATGCCCTTCCGGAACGAGGCCGAACAAGTCATGAATCTCGCGTTCATACCAGGCGGCAGCGGGCAATGCCACTGCCATCGAAGGGAATTTTTCATCCCCCGGCCGACAGAGCGTCCGCATGATTTCCCACTCGCCCGCTTTGGCAAAAACCGCATAAACGGCAAAAGCTCCGCGCTGCTGCCGCTCATCATTAGCAAACATGGCCGCCAAAGAAAACCCCTGCTCGACTAAATCCTCACTGCGCAGTAACCAGACATTCTTATCCACATTCCAGGCCATTTTCATCCCCCCATAACCATCAACACCGCTTGGTGCAGCATCTCACCCAGCCAGACAGGCATCACCAAGCCTAAAAATAAGACGACGGAAAAAGATATTCCGGCCGCCGCCAGCACAACCCGTTCCGCTTCTGACGGTACCGCCTGCCGGGGCTGTACGCTGAAACAAATCTGCCAGCAATAATACAAAAGTCCCGCGCAAACTCCGGCCAAAAGCAGCAGCAGGCTTACGCCCAGCAAACGGTCGCCGCTTTGAAACGCAGCCCATATGATCGTTAGTTTGCTGATGAAGATGCCCATCGGCGGCACTCCGGTAATCGTTAATAAGAGCAGCAAAAATAAACTGCCGGTTAGCGGCATCAGCCTGACAAGGCCCCGGATGCGCAAAATGTCCTTGGTGTGGTAACGCTGCGCAATCACGCCTGACAAATAGAATAAGGCGGATTTTATCAACGCATGATTAATCAGATGCAGTAACGCGCCATACATGGCCAGCGGCGTCCAAATTCCTACGCCGACCAGAATAATCCCCATGTTTTCAACGCTTGAGTAGGCCAACAAACGTTTCACGTCATGCTGCACCAAAATGAACGGCAGCGCAACCACAATCGAGAACAAACCAAACCCTAGCAGCAACCATTGCAAGAAAGCATGCGGCACTGCGTCCTGAAAAAGCGCCAGGTGTCTTAAGAGCACATACATGGCGCAGCTCAGCAAAGCGCCGGAAAGAAGGCCGCTGACCGGTGACGGCGCCTGACTGTGCGCATCAGGCAGCCAAGTATGCATCGGCGCCAAACCGATCTTTGTGCCATACCCGATCACAATAAAAATCAGCGACAGCTTTACAAGCAGCGGGTTCAACGTGCCGATCTCACGGCGCAACACAAGCCAGCTCAATGCATCGCTGCCGTTTCCGCCCGCTGCCGTCTGTGCATAATAAAGGATCATCAAACCCAGTAACGCCAGACAGATTCCGACCGTACAAACCATAACATATTTCCAGGCCGCCTCCAGCGCCGAACGGCTGACGTAAAAAGCCACTAAGAGCGCTGAGGCAAGCGTCGTAGCTTCGACCGCGACCCACATAATGCCCAGATTTTCCACCATCAAAACCAATAGCATCGTGCAGATGAACAGCTGCAACAGCGCATAGTATTTAGCCAATTCCTCTTTGCTTACGCCTTCCTCCGCCAGATAAGGCGCTGAAACCCAGCATGCCGTCGTCTGCAAGATACCGACCACAATAAGCAGCAGGGCGCTGAGCGAATCGACGTAAAAAAGACCTCCTTGAATGACGCCATGCTGCGCAACCGCTCTCGCCACTATGGCAATCAGCAGCAACAAGATCAGGCTTCCGCCTTGATTAAGCCTTTGCAATGCATCTTTTCGTTCGTGCAAAAGAAAGCCCGCTGCCGCAATGGCCGCTGGAACACCGACAATTAGCCCGATCAATACATCCAAAAAGCATCAACCTTTCAATTCTTGTAATTGACTCGTGTCCGTCGATAATCCTTTCAAGCGTAAACGACGAATTAGAATCGAAAGAACAACGGCTACAACCAAAACATCAAAAAAGATGCCCAATTCAATAATCAAAGGCAGACCATGCGTAATCGACAGCCCCACCAAATATAAACCGTTCTCCATTGTCAGTAAACCGACGACCTGCATAAGCGCTTGGCGTCGCGTCATGATCAACATCAAACCTAAAAGCGTTAACGCGATCGCCGATGCCAGCGCTTCGCCATTATCCGCGCCGATTTTCGCCTGCCCAACGATACTGTGCGCTAATACGAGGCAAAGACCCGCCGCCAGCGAGGATAAATTATAGGATAAGATCGGATGAATTTCTCTTTCGTGGCGGGACGCTTTCAGCATGCGCAGCAGAGAAAAAGGGATCAACCCTGCCTTTACTACGAGCGTCAGCCCTGCAACCAGATAGCCGTGCAGACTCGCTGTTTCTGCAGCCACGACTACGCATACGGCTGCGACCATAAGCGATTGCGCCACTAAAAGTTGCACCGCCGTCTTCATATGTGATACCCGGGTCAAACTGAAGGACGTCAGCATCAATAATACCGTCAGTATATTCATATTCCGCCTCCTTACTGCGCAAGCAACGCCAACAAAGATATCAGGCCCGATAACATGAGAAATTCCGGTACTTTAAAGAGTCGCATCTTATTGGTACTTGTCTCGGTCAGCGCCAATAGCAGCGCAACCAGCATCACTTTTACCGCCAGCCAGGCCGCATCTCCCCACGGCAAAAACAATTGGCAGAACAGCACAATGAAAAGAAGCTGTTTTAGGGCAGCTGCCAAATGGATCAAGGCCAGCCGGTGACCGGAATATTCGAGGATCATTCCTTCGTGAATCATCGTCAGTTCGAGATGCGTATCCGGATTATCGACAGGAATTCGACCAGTCTCCGCCACTAAGACGAGATAGAAGGCAATCGCCGCCAGCAACTGCGACAACTGAATCGAACCGCTTTCTGCCGTTGCTGTCAGAAGCGCCATTTGCGTGCTTTGCGCCGGCAGCGCCAATGTGGCCGCCGCCAACAGCAACGCAGGCTCAACTAGCGCGGCAATGAACATTTCCCGCGCCCCGCCCATGCCGCCAAACGCACTGCCGGCATCGAGCGATGCCAGCACAAGAAAGAAGCGTCCGCTGGCCAACAAATAAATCATGACAATAAAGTCCATAGCGAAGAGCTGTACTGTCGCCGCAACCGTCGCCGCCAGATATACGTAGGGCGCCGCCGCAAAAATCCATGATGTCGTAGGCGACACCACCGCATCCTTATGCAGCCACTTTCTGATATCAAAATACCCCTGTAACAACCTTGGTCCGCGTCGGTTCTGCAAGCGCGCTTTCGCAGCCTTGATCAGTCCATTTAGCAAAGGCGCGCTTGCAATCGCCACGATGACATTAGATGTTTCCGTCAAATTCATCTCCATCACCTCGCACTCCACAGCAAGACAGCAATGGTCACGACAAAGATATATCCCACATAAACCTGCACACTGCCGCCTTGAATTTGTTTCATAATTTGAGCCGCTTCCACCAATCTGCGCTGCAGCGGTTCATAAATCTGCGTACTGAACAAATAATGCAATCGAATTTCATAGCTCAATTTCTGTCCATGATAACGATGCGGACTCTGATTGATCAATTGCTCTTCATGCGGATGAACGACACGGCGAAAGGCTCGTTTAGCCGCCTGGGAAAACCCGCTGGCCGTATATTCCATCTGGCGATCCGGCACAATACCGCAGGTCCAAGTTTCACCCGGCGTCTGCTTTTCCTTGCCGCCTAAACGCGCCAAACCCAAACTGAGAACGAGACCCGCAAACAACGAGGCGATTAGCCAGCGACTGTCGATGCTATATCCGTTAGGCAAGGCGGCAGAAAACAAGGACATATCGCCTGACCAGACAAGCACTCCCGCCGGCAACGCTGCTGCAGCATTTTGAATGACGAATTGCGGGAACACGGCCGCTCCCACGCAGCAAAGAGCCAAGACGCCCTGCCCTGCCCGCATTGTCAAAGCGACTTCTTTCGCCTCATCGGCCCCTTTGCTTCGCGCCTTGGCCAGAAAACTGATGCCAAAGGCTTCAACAAAGCAAGCGGCTGCAAACACGCCCGCCATCCCAAGCCCCGCAATCAAAAGCGCGCTAATCAGCTTGCCGACCATACCGCCTAAAACCGGTCCTAATTGCAACACCGCCTGAAAAATCAGCCACTCGCCCCAAAATCCATTGAGCGGCGGAAGTGCAGCCAGGGCCATTACAGAGATAAGAAAGAATACAGCCGTATAGGGCATTTTTTTGATCAAACCGCCCAACTGGTCGGCGTCCTTGCTGTGCGTTGCCTGATAAACGGCTCCCACGCCTAAAAAAGCCAGTGTCTTAAAGAGCGAATGATTCAGCGCGTGGCAAAGCGCAGCCGTCCAGGCAAACTGAGCCGCCGCCCAGTCCCCTTTACTGGAAAACAAGAGACCCACGCCAATGGTAAAAAAAATCAAACCGACATTTTCCACGCTGCTGTAAGCCAACAACCGTTTCAAGTCTTTTTCTAAAAATGCATATAAAATCCCCAACAATAAACTAATCAAGCCCACCGCGACCATCAACTCTCCCCACCACAATGGCCCGCTGGGCAAAAACTGCAAAGACATGCGCAGCATCCCATACACCGCTGTTTTTAGCATAACGCCCGACATTAGCGCGGAAATATGACTGGGGGCTGCAGGATGCGCCCGCGGCAGCCAGATATGAAGAGGCATCAAGCCTCCTTTTGCGCCAAAGCCAATGAGAGCGCAGAGAAAAACAAAGTTACGTTCTCCTTCTGTCAAGAACGCTCCGTTCAGCAGACTAAAGTCCATGCTGCCGCTGGCGGCGGCAAGAGAAAAAAAAGCCATGACGATAAAAGCAGTTCCTGCTTGCGTCATGGCAAAATATAAATAAGCCGCTTGGCTGACTCCCGCTTCTTCATATTCATGATTGACCAAAAGACAAGAGGAGAGCGCCATGACTTCCCAGGCCAGTAGAAATAAAAGCGCATGTTGTGCGCTAAATACCAATACCAGCGACAAGAGAAAGACATTGTAAAGCCCTGTCAACAGCCATAATCTGCGCCTCATATAGCTACGACAATAGCCGATCGCATACAAACTGACCGCAGCTCCGCCGACGCCCGTCATAAAGAGAAAGAAGGCGCCTAGGTGGTCGAGGCGAAACATCGCCTCTTCCTGCCAAACAGAAAAAGGCAGTCCGATTTCCCACCCCTGCCCAGTCGCATAGACAACGCAAGCAGACGCCGCTGCCGCTAAACTTCCCGCCAGGGCGAAGAGGTGTGAAAACAAATTGTTAATGCGTGAATTTTCTTTCATAATAACAGCAACCAGGGCACCCATAAAAAAACAGGTCACGCTTCCGATGAAAAAGACCTCACCTGACATTCATCTTCACACCCTATGCTACATAGTATCCTTGCTCTTCTATTATACCACTCAAATTTTCAGAATACCGCAAACATTTTTCTTTTCATTTTTTCAAGTTTAGCAAAAACAGCCAGGATTGCTTCCATCGCGCAAATCCTGGCTGTTTCTGCTACTTTTTACCGAATAATTTTTCCTGCCATGCTGCCCCGGTCGGGGTAACGGCAAGACCGCCCTGGGCCGTTTCGCGCAATGTGCCTGACATAGCGCAGCCCACAGAGGACATCGCATCAATGACTTCATCGACTGGAATCACGCTTTCCACGCCAGCCATCGCCATTTCTGCCGCAACCAATGCCTGCGCAGCAGCGCCTGCATTGCGTTTTACACAGGGAACTTCGACCAATCCGGCAACCGGGTCGCAAACCAAGCCCAGCATATTCTTGATCGTCATCGCTACAGCCTGACCGACCTGCCGCGGCGTACCGCCTGCCAAATCGACAGCGGCCGCCGCCGCCATCGCAGCGGCTGAACCACACTCAGCCTGGCATCCGCCAGCCGCACCGGACAACGATGCACGGGACGCGATGACCATGCCGATCACGCCAGCGACAACCAAGCCTCTTGCCAAATCAATTTTTTTCAACGCCAACGGCTCTTCAAGCGCCAAAAGAACGGCCGGTAACGTACCACTTGCGCCAGCCGTCGGCGCCGCGACGATCCGTCCCATCGCGGCATTCGCCTCGCCGACGGCAAGAGCGGTGCGGATCGCATTGCTTACGATCGGCCCCACCAACGATTTTTCTTTGCGTTCCTGATAGGAAGCCATCAGCGAAGCGTTCTGCCCGACCAGACCGCCCATCGATTTAACGCCCTTAAGTCCGGCAAGAGCCGATTCTTCCATGACTTGCATGATTTCCAGCATCCGCTCAAGGATCGCCTGCTCCGTCATCTCCATGTCCTTGGCTTGAAACGCGAGGCAATAGGCGCCAAACGTATTATTCTCTTCTTCAGCAGCCTGCAGCCATTGTTGCAACGATAATTTTTCGGCCATTTTTCAATGTCCCCCTCTACTCTTCGCTTTTCACCCCAGCTGAATCCGGCGTACCGACTCAATATGCGGCAATTTTTGAATCACTTCCAGTTCCGCATCGCCAATCGGTTGATCGGTCTCGACAATCATCGCCGCCAAACCGCCTTTTTCACGTCGGAACACTCTCATCTGCGCAATATTGACGCCCTGTGTCGATAAAATGCTCGTCACCAACGCAATGGCGCCGGGACGGTCTTTGTGCATCGTTAAAATCGTCGGGAATTGGCCGCTCAACTCTACCGGAAAACCATCGATCTCACTGACCACCACTTGGCCGCCGCCAATTGATGCACCTTTGACGCGACAGACTTTTCCGCTCTCGCCCGTCAAAGTAAACTGCACCGAATTAGGATGCGCCAATTCACCCAGGTTGACTGTCGTAAAGCTTATTTCAAGCCCGCTGTCTGCAGCGATCGTCAGCGAATCCGGAATGCGAGCATCATCCGTGGCCCAACCTAAAAGTCCAGCCGCCAACGCGCGGTCGGTTCCATGACCTCGGTACGTCTGGGCAAAAGATCCATGCAACCCGACAACAGCTGTTTGAACTTTTTCACCCAGAATGGCTTTTCCCAAGTTTCCAAGACGTACCGCCCCCGCTGTGTGCGAACTGGACGGACCGATCATGATCGGGCCTATGACATCAAACAAATTCATATCTGTACCTCCGTCAGAGACTTTTTCCTCCATTATACCGCAAGAAAAGAATCCGCGCTATGATTTACAGTACACCCACCATTGTGATACAGTGAAAAGAAAAGATAAGGGGGCTGCTTACCATCGAAACGACGCCCATTCGCATAGTCATCGCTGATGATCATGCCGTACTGCGTTCCGGATTGAAAGCCTTACTGACGTTTTATCCCGACTTCACTGTCATCGGTGAAGCCGACAACGGTTTGCAAGCCTTACAATTGGTCGAAGAATGCGAACCGGACTTGTTATTGCTCGATTTGTCGATGCCGGATATGAACGGCGTTGACTGCATTAATGAAATTCGCGCCCGCGGTCTTACTTGCCCGATTTTGGTTCTTACCATGTATGACGAAGCAGAATATATCAAAGAAGTCATGCGAGCCGGCGCCAATGGTTACGTGCTAAAAAAATCGGCCGATACGGAATTGGTCGAGGCCATTCGCAAAGTACACAGCGGGCAAAAGCATTTGAGCGAAATCGTGGCACATACGCTGATTGACAATCTGCTGCATAAAACTTCGGATGCCTCATTGCCGGAAAACGATCCCTATCAGTTGCTCAGCGTCAGAGAACGCGAAGTCTTACGCTACCTCGCCCAAGGCTATACCAACAGTGAAATCGCCCGCCAAATGTCGCTTAGTCCCAAGACCGTCGACACGTACCGTTCGCGCATCATGGGCAAACTGGCCATCCACAAAAAATCGGAACTGGTCAACTATGCGATCCAACACAAACTATTACCTTTGTAAAATAACGTAAGGTGTTATCTTACTTCATTGTAGGATAACACCTTACGTTATTTTACAGGGTCTGCCCGATTTACATTTTTCGACAAAAAGTGCAGAATCATAGTAAGCCTTATTGTTAGTGTTTTGAAATAATTTAACTTAAAGGAGCTTGAGTTATGGAGAAGAAGCTACTGGATTCCCTGACTGCAATCGTAGGCAAGGAAAATGTTCTTACCACACAGGAGGATCTGTATTCCTATTCGTATGACGCAACCCCTGGTCATGCTCATATGCCGGACGTTGTTGTTATGCCTGCCAATGCTGAAGAGACTGGAAAAATACTCGCACTGGCTAATGAAAACCGTATCCCTGTTTATACGCGTGGTTCCGGCACCAATCTAAGCGCTGGTTGCGTTCCGACAAAAGGCGGCATCGTCTTACTCATGACCCGGCTCAATAAAATCATTGAAATCGATCTGGAAAATCTGGTTGCAGTCGCCGAACCGGGCGTCATCGTCGCTGACCTGAATAAAGCGGTCGCCGCTCATGGTTTGATTTATCCTCCCGACCCCGGTACAGTAAACACCGCAACCTTAGGCGGCACCATCGCCGAAAACGCAGGCGGACTGCGCGGTCTGAAATACGGCGTTTCCAAACATTACGTAATGGGACTTGACATCGTCCTTGCCAGCGGCGACACTATGACGACCGGCGGTAAGAACGTTAAAGACGTCTCCGGCTACGATATGACCAAGTTATTCACCGGTGCAGAAGGAACTCTCGGCGTTATTACCAAAGCGACCGTTAAGTTGGTTCCGGCGCCGGAAGCAAAGAAAAGCATGATGGCAATCTTTAAAGATTTGGATAACGCGGGCAAAGCCGTCTCCGGCATCATTGCCGCCAAAATCATTCCGGCAACGCTGGAGATTATGGACAATGCCACGATCCGCACCGTAGAAGATTATGCACATGTCGGCCTGCCGCTCGAC includes:
- a CDS encoding response regulator transcription factor codes for the protein MRGLLTIETTPIRIVIADDHAVLRSGLKALLTFYPDFTVIGEADNGLQALQLVEECEPDLLLLDLSMPDMNGVDCINEIRARGLTCPILVLTMYDEAEYIKEVMRAGANGYVLKKSADTELVEAIRKVHSGQKHLSEIVAHTLIDNLLHKTSDASLPENDPYQLLSVREREVLRYLAQGYTNSEIARQMSLSPKTVDTYRSRIMGKLAIHKKSELVNYAIQHKLLPL
- a CDS encoding NADH-quinone oxidoreductase subunit C, which codes for MAWNVDKNVWLLRSEDLVEQGFSLAAMFANDERQQRGAFAVYAVFAKAGEWEIMRTLCRPGDEKFPSMAVALPAAAWYEREIHDLFGLVPEGHPDLRPLVLHECFAQGHHPLRKDSASESGEKGEMLSYPMSSVSGPGVFQVPVGPIHAGIIEPGHFRFSQAGEEILQLDARLFYTHRGIEKGLEGQTIARAAFIVERICGACSVSHALSFAQAVEKLTATPVPPTARYLRIVAAELERIYNHVGDVGNLCAGVGLAVGVSLGSRLKEMLQRLNGRLCGNRFLRGWVVPGGVSFDLTLERQKDMEETLCAVAAEFEILATMLQEMESFTDRVEKTGILTRQAVADLCIVGVAARAAGVPVDERRDHPYSAYDEMDFTVALQESGDVAARLWVRVDEVRESLRLIQQATALLLPLERHLRNPLGKMKPFTTALGWSESARGSNLHWIMAGENETIYRYVVRSASYPNWPALSVAAPGNIIPDFPLINKSFELCYGCLDR
- a CDS encoding hydrogenase, producing MNILTVLLMLTSFSLTRVSHMKTAVQLLVAQSLMVAAVCVVVAAETASLHGYLVAGLTLVVKAGLIPFSLLRMLKASRHEREIHPILSYNLSSLAAGLCLVLAHSIVGQAKIGADNGEALASAIALTLLGLMLIMTRRQALMQVVGLLTMENGLYLVGLSITHGLPLIIELGIFFDVLVVAVVLSILIRRLRLKGLSTDTSQLQELKG
- a CDS encoding proton-conducting transporter membrane subunit, translating into MDVLIGLIVGVPAAIAAAGFLLHERKDALQRLNQGGSLILLLLIAIVARAVAQHGVIQGGLFYVDSLSALLLIVVGILQTTACWVSAPYLAEEGVSKEELAKYYALLQLFICTMLLVLMVENLGIMWVAVEATTLASALLVAFYVSRSALEAAWKYVMVCTVGICLALLGLMILYYAQTAAGGNGSDALSWLVLRREIGTLNPLLVKLSLIFIVIGYGTKIGLAPMHTWLPDAHSQAPSPVSGLLSGALLSCAMYVLLRHLALFQDAVPHAFLQWLLLGFGLFSIVVALPFILVQHDVKRLLAYSSVENMGIILVGVGIWTPLAMYGALLHLINHALIKSALFYLSGVIAQRYHTKDILRIRGLVRLMPLTGSLFLLLLLTITGVPPMGIFISKLTIIWAAFQSGDRLLGVSLLLLLAGVCAGLLYYCWQICFSVQPRQAVPSEAERVVLAAAGISFSVVLFLGLVMPVWLGEMLHQAVLMVMGG
- the nuoB gene encoding NADH-quinone oxidoreductase subunit NuoB; translated protein: MMLRMLKQILHTGLATEAYADEEASVGLRGELVIEAQGCDGCGNCALNCPTGALEAKRKRLKWERKKCLFCGLCVTQCQRCLSQTQNVALAELGLRLEGEAGILLRKRISNVLGRSLHVRHLDAGSCNACDFEMSALGSPIYDLQQYGIDFVASPRHADLLMVTGVVTKNLLEAIKMTYEATPEPRLVMAVGACACSGKVFPKGYAVVGALDDVLPVDIYVPGCPPSPSALLQGLFMLLGKF
- the sdaAA gene encoding L-serine ammonia-lyase, iron-sulfur-dependent, subunit alpha, yielding MAEKLSLQQWLQAAEEENNTFGAYCLAFQAKDMEMTEQAILERMLEIMQVMEESALAGLKGVKSMGGLVGQNASLMASYQERKEKSLVGPIVSNAIRTALAVGEANAAMGRIVAAPTAGASGTLPAVLLALEEPLALKKIDLARGLVVAGVIGMVIASRASLSGAAGGCQAECGSAAAMAAAAAVDLAGGTPRQVGQAVAMTIKNMLGLVCDPVAGLVEVPCVKRNAGAAAQALVAAEMAMAGVESVIPVDEVIDAMSSVGCAMSGTLRETAQGGLAVTPTGAAWQEKLFGKK
- the sdaAB gene encoding L-serine ammonia-lyase, iron-sulfur-dependent subunit beta, whose product is MNLFDVIGPIMIGPSSSHTAGAVRLGNLGKAILGEKVQTAVVGLHGSFAQTYRGHGTDRALAAGLLGWATDDARIPDSLTIAADSGLEISFTTVNLGELAHPNSVQFTLTGESGKVCRVKGASIGGGQVVVSEIDGFPVELSGQFPTILTMHKDRPGAIALVTSILSTQGVNIAQMRVFRREKGGLAAMIVETDQPIGDAELEVIQKLPHIESVRRIQLG
- a CDS encoding FAD-binding oxidoreductase produces the protein MEKKLLDSLTAIVGKENVLTTQEDLYSYSYDATPGHAHMPDVVVMPANAEETGKILALANENRIPVYTRGSGTNLSAGCVPTKGGIVLLMTRLNKIIEIDLENLVAVAEPGVIVADLNKAVAAHGLIYPPDPGTVNTATLGGTIAENAGGLRGLKYGVSKHYVMGLDIVLASGDTMTTGGKNVKDVSGYDMTKLFTGAEGTLGVITKATVKLVPAPEAKKSMMAIFKDLDNAGKAVSGIIAAKIIPATLEIMDNATIRTVEDYAHVGLPLDAEAVLLIEVDGNPTVVEKEAAKVMEVLTANHADSVQIAKDDNERDKLWAARRAALPALAKLRPTTYVEDATVPRNQVPAFLRAVSQLAVKHQVTIGTFGHAGDGNMHPTIVCDIRDSKEMERVQKAMDEMFRTAIELGGTLSGEHGIGLGKLPWMQAQHGPVAMNAMKSIKRALDPNLILNPGKLIGEC
- a CDS encoding proton-conducting transporter membrane subunit yields the protein MKENSRINNLFSHLFALAGSLAAAASACVVYATGQGWEIGLPFSVWQEEAMFRLDHLGAFFLFMTGVGGAAVSLYAIGYCRSYMRRRLWLLTGLYNVFLLSLVLVFSAQHALLFLLAWEVMALSSCLLVNHEYEEAGVSQAAYLYFAMTQAGTAFIVMAFFSLAAASGSMDFSLLNGAFLTEGERNFVFLCALIGFGAKGGLMPLHIWLPRAHPAAPSHISALMSGVMLKTAVYGMLRMSLQFLPSGPLWWGELMVAVGLISLLLGILYAFLEKDLKRLLAYSSVENVGLIFFTIGVGLLFSSKGDWAAAQFAWTAALCHALNHSLFKTLAFLGVGAVYQATHSKDADQLGGLIKKMPYTAVFFLISVMALAALPPLNGFWGEWLIFQAVLQLGPVLGGMVGKLISALLIAGLGMAGVFAAACFVEAFGISFLAKARSKGADEAKEVALTMRAGQGVLALCCVGAAVFPQFVIQNAAAALPAGVLVWSGDMSLFSAALPNGYSIDSRWLIASLFAGLVLSLGLARLGGKEKQTPGETWTCGIVPDRQMEYTASGFSQAAKRAFRRVVHPHEEQLINQSPHRYHGQKLSYEIRLHYLFSTQIYEPLQRRLVEAAQIMKQIQGGSVQVYVGYIFVVTIAVLLWSAR
- a CDS encoding respiratory chain complex I subunit 1 family protein, with translation MEMNLTETSNVIVAIASAPLLNGLIKAAKARLQNRRGPRLLQGYFDIRKWLHKDAVVSPTTSWIFAAAPYVYLAATVAATVQLFAMDFIVMIYLLASGRFFLVLASLDAGSAFGGMGGAREMFIAALVEPALLLAAATLALPAQSTQMALLTATAESGSIQLSQLLAAIAFYLVLVAETGRIPVDNPDTHLELTMIHEGMILEYSGHRLALIHLAAALKQLLFIVLFCQLFLPWGDAAWLAVKVMLVALLLALTETSTNKMRLFKVPEFLMLSGLISLLALLAQ